The following is a genomic window from Xiphophorus couchianus chromosome 5, X_couchianus-1.0, whole genome shotgun sequence.
ACCAACGCTActctcacaaaaacaaattaaaatgctaTGATTCACTGAGTTAAAGGtttaaaagcaacataattACCAGTCTCAGTTGGTAATTATCCTCTTTTAATCTGTTCTTAAAAGAGCAGATTTAGATCTGTGAAGCTCTTCCGAAACACCTCAGaatgacagatttttgtttctagaaattaatttaatcttgtaaaaaaaaaaaaaaagactttttcctGTAATACTGAATGGAAGTAAAGTTTAGAGATTGGtcgaaaattaaaaaaaaaattggatcaaggattgtttctaaatgaaaggCAGCACAACAACATGCTTTAAAGCACAAGGGACCTAAACCTGTGGCAATACTGCTTTTAAGAACAATCAGGAGGtcctttagttttaaaaatatctttaaaaaaagggggaatAGTAGGGAGGAGGAATGGTATCACCAGGCgaatttaaaggttttgtttgatCGGTAAGCTCCTTCAGAACTGTGATAGACAAAGGCTCAAAGTGGTtcaaagcagcagctgcaaGAGGCTGAAGAAGAGCTTTTGTATGAAGCAGGTGAAGTGAGTGATGTGTTTAAGGAAACTTGTTCATCAAAGCAAATTCTTACAGACTTCAGATTCAATCTGACACACTGGGGCCCGATAATGATGGAGTTTATGGTGCTGAGGAGAACATATGGCTTtcgacaaaatatttttttgaaaaacatcatTGTTGTTGACGAATTATAATATCTCTTTCAACATGTACCTGGACTCGGTTCTCCCGCAGGCCCGTCTGGCAGAACGAGTGATGTTGACCAGTCACGGCCCATGTGTTGGTTTGGGACGGTTGGAGTTTTAATGGCGCCACACTGTTACATGACAGGACACAAGAGCATAAACGCTCACGTCCACTCTTCAGTATCTCCCAGAAAGCGAAAGAGAAAAAGTAGTTTTGGAAGATTTAAACAGAATACAGCACATTTACTTTGTTTCATCCTTTTGTATTATTTCCATAATATTTCCCCACGCCCCcactaaattttaaataataaaaagaatctGTGGTCATAATAAGCCACAAAATTCAGACCAATGCATCCTAAATTTTGGGCAGGCTtatataatattaaatatttttgtgaaatcttGTGCGGgaaatttttattacattattatgtttttattgtcgAATGGTAGAAAATCGACCAGTGGCTGGTAATGATTCAGTAAAAGCTGCATCATGTCATTGCTTGGCGAAAAATAAAGAACGtgtgtatttaaaacaaattttcctcttttcttcttattttttttttctaacaacaaTATATTCTACTTATCTCAAAGaactactttttttaaatgaccttATTACAAGTTTGGGGACGACGGAACCCGCAAGAGTGCTTTGTTTGTAAAGGGGGCGGGGTTTGATTACGTCGACCTTTACGTTGAGTGACAGAGttttaaccaatcagaaccacGCCTGGCTGTAACGGGCGGGGCTTCCTGCTGGTACCATGTTTGAGATGTCTCCTTAACAACCGATGCAAGAGTCAAACAGGAGAAGTTTTCTTCGGACAAACGTTTGGTACGTAAACCTTTTCAGTCACACGTTACGTTAACACTCTACGTAAAACACGAGCTAAGTCCTTATGTTGCGACCCGTTTGTTTAAACGTGACGAGTTAGAAGCAGAAAATACCCCCTCCATCAGCTGTTTGCTCTAAATACAAGCTAAGCTAATTAGCTAGCCAGTGAAGCCTTCTTCAGTTGCTGTTATTGACATGTGACGGTCAGTCCAGCTTTACAAATCATCAGTTGTATTGGCATAGTCAAAGCCAGAGACCGTAAGTAAGTGCGTAATGTTTATTGTTACTGGCTTGTTGAGGCTCAGTATTACAAGCTAACCTGTCGGCTCATGTTGTAGCATCGTTAGCTTCTATATTCTCTCTGACTTCTGTGCTGCCCAGTGAGTCCACATTCCTTATGAATCATAATATTATCAGTATTTCTGTAATAAGACAGAACGCCTGTTATTTCAGGAGTCGGAATGGCTGGGACTGGTGAGGGGAAGAAGGAAGAGGCCGACTACAAGAGACTGCACAGCTTCCCTCTCATCAGAGTAAGACAGCACTACAAACTTCTGCTCATTTTTGCCGAAATGCGgtcaaaataacatttgataCGTGCATGTTTACTTTTGTTAACAAGGTATTACAGGGCTGTATGAACGAGCTCCAAAAGATCCATATCGTTTGGTTTAAAACGGACTTAATTTAggagcaataaaaataaatatctccctgctctttatatatatatatatatatatatatatatatatatatatatatatatatatatatattattgagTTTGATCAAACCTATTGGGCTAACATATTGACTTGGCTCCACAATCCATCACTAACTGTGAAGACCTCAATCTGGGCTGCGAAACAACATGGACACAGatccattcaataaattagacattaaaatttaatatgataaatataaatgtatatcaAGAACATTACATATAGGTTAATTACACACATATGAGTGTTTGAAATCCTTTATTTCTTGTTAATTATGGCAATTTTTTCACTTAAaggtaatgaaaacatgactgtaaacattagaatattacatcagaccaattaaaaaaaaccattaatGCAGAAATGCAGCCTGAAACATCCATGCCTATTTTCCTCTTTCTCATATTTGCTTCCATCACTCCGTGACCTTCAGCACTTTTGGGCAGCTTCGTTTGTCTCCAGTGTGAGGCTCTGTCCAACCGACTAAACATTGCATTAACATGTCAAATGCAAGTTTATAACTCTTGGAATATATTTGCCAACATTTACTGCAGTCCCAAAATACGTTGCAATATGAATATTACACACTGATGCTACGATGATGATATATTTGCGACATCTTGTCCAATTCACTTCAGTCATAGTTTgcactttttcagttttccccCCCAAATCTTGAATAGATTTTGCTTCACAGTCCTCTCAAGGCTTCCCTCTTTTGACTTTACAGCTACATGATAAAGATAATTtacatgattattattattcactaaATTTGACACGGTTGTACGTAATTGCGGAACAGTGAATTGAAACACATTTAAGTACAAAACATgactttattttggaaaaagaaagggttttattttgaagaacacTCAACAGGATCTGGTTTTGTCTCTTGTCACCATCTTCCCACCTGTTGTTTTCAGTTGCTAGGATACGAACAGCTGCCGCCGTTGTTTGGCCAATAAAAACTGACCACGAAATGTTCAGCAAAGACATCTGAGCCTCCGTTAGGATCGCAGAAGCTCTCACTACGTAATATTCCCCGTTTTATGTGAACCTTTGTTTagccacactttttccttccaccaaaCTTTACGCGAAGATGCTTAAATATGCACATGGTGAAAAAATCTTTCCgtaataaaagaagaaaactttttttctctcccttttttatgttgttggtGTCATTCAACATTTTAATGGACAGTGAAACTAAATGAGGGTTTGCCATCTTTCCTGTACCAGCCTGTAACACGTGTTTCTCTCCAGCACACAGACATGCCAGAGGAAATGAGGGTTGAGACCATGGAGTTGTGTGTAACAGCCTGTGAAAAGTTTGCTACCAATAACGAAGTGAGTGCATTCTCCTGTTCTTTGATATTCTAATGTTGACCAgaagttgctgtttttatgtttttgatattGGTATTAGGCATTCAAATCACACAAACCCAATACTTATACAGTTACACTTATTGAAACATCCTGAGTTGATGGagtacaatattttaatatttatggaCAAGtgggcctgtcacaataacagatttttctggatgacaaattgtcccagaagttattgcaataaacgataacattgttattttgagaccattgcCAGTGATGAtggcaagaacacattctcaaagatcaataaactttaaattctaatgaacatttaacactggagctggaagacattttaaatatccaaaaataaataagcaaaacgacaaataaaatgacttattaAAAGTCTCTGTggacaaaattattcaaaaaaaatGGGTTGATTGAGACAAAAGCACCAGCATTCAGTTTTTGATAGAAAGAGGGAAGAGAGAAAAGCAATAACtaatggaaatggaaatgacTTAGTTCATCTTAATTTCTCATGCAATTAACTGATCCATTGCTTAAAGCAACGGGCCTACATATAAAgcacataatttgttttttttttaacaaaacaatattcAGAACGGATCtgtaaaaaggcagaaaattcAACTTAAAAGGAAGTGAgattttcccccccaaaaaaactagATTCAGAACGGCGGCGACGGAAAGACGCATTTCAATTAAAGGTGTCAGTTTATGGAACAATCTCAATGTTTTTCTGCACTTAAAAGAAATTCGAAAAGCATTATGAGGAAGCCATCATGACGTTGAATAAGCTGCTTcgttgtgtatttgtttttgtgcgtTTGAACCATTTCTGTTATCTTCTGAGCCAAAtagctcattttattttatgcgaAAAGGGAGAACATATTACAAAGTTTATGcttctttctgctccttttaattcatgatttatttttttgttatataaactacttatatttattgttgagtgaatgaaataaaaaaaaaaaaaaactgtaacaaaaaaaaaaagtattttttttttcccttctagAGTGCGGCTAAGATGATAAAGGAGTCCATGGATAAGAAGTTTGGCAGCTCGTGGCACGTGGTGATTGGCGAGGGCTTCGGCTTCGAGGTCACACATGAAGTGAAGAACCTGCTTTACATGTTTTTTGGTGGGAGCCTGGCTGTCTGCGTGTGGAAGTGCTCTTAGCGGCCCTCTCCCCTGCGTGCCCTTTGCCCCGCCGACGCGCTCACCGCGCTGGGAATCGACGGCGGCCCGGACGCCGGCTCCGTTTCAGTTCGTCCGAGCTACCAGCCACTGTGGCAGAGAAAGGAAGTGCTTGTTCGTAAATAAAAGGCCGATAGATGGGAATTCACCTTCCAGACTCTGACTGCCACTTTGGTCtgatacagataaaaaaaaaaaagcttcctcCCTTTTTTGCcactgttaattttttattctttttacccTTCGTTTAAGCCATCTTCTGTTCTTGAACGTCACGTTGAATGCTTGCGAGCTTGCATGTTcgagtaaataataaaaaaaaaagaaaatacagttaGGGTCTCCAAAGTCCTTtatccttcttttttcttcagagGAGTGCaagtgtgtgaatgactgattTCCACGATGGTGTGTGCTggacacacatttttttccgCCCCTGACGAACCTTATATCGCCATCTTCCTCATTAGCTTCGTGCACGTTTTTTCCGTCCACGTCGTCCAAAACGTTCCACACGTGTCTTTCTCTCTACAACGGCACTACTTTCAATAaattttgtaagatttttttatgtgtacaTATTGTAATGCAACTTGAGAGGCATCGTTTTAAAGACCggtgttgtttttcttacaacTAAGGGCTCAGAGTGTCCTGAGCCAAACAAACACTAAACCTATTTCACTTTTCCTCCTtgctgaggtgtgtgtgtgtgtgtgtgggtgtgggtgtgggcgtgtgtgtgtgtgtgaaaagcCAGATTGTGATTGTCTTATGTTGATGCCAGTTATGATGATCGAATGCAATGGAAACTTATTTGTGAACCTACTTGATTGTACAATAAACTGAAACTTAGAGAAATTAGAAGTCAGAgtatttttttccttgcagtgtttattttaaggttATAATTGTATGATTTCTGGTGCACCGATCCGACCTGACGATTCCAATCTTGGCTGatacagattcttttttttttttttgcgcgtCTGAAAAATTTCTAAATACAACGTCAGCAACTTGTAAATCAGCTACTTTAGCAAGTAGCTGATTTACAGACTTTTCAAAATAGATAAGTTTGGTTTTACTTGTAAATATTGACTAATCTCCCAAAATAAGGAAATCAAGGTCAATTTATCAACGCACTCCTAATATTCGcgataaataaacataatttggGGTTACgtcagtgagaaaaaataactttgataCATGGAAAAGAATATGTTGCTTGAGTGTGTCCTCCTTGGTGGCTAATTTCACCGTTTTAAATAGGGATACACGATATATTGGTGTTGGCCCGGTAAATAAAACCAGGTTGATATTAACAACCGATCTTCATTTCCGTCTTGTTGCTATTTGTTTCTGGAGGGGTGATGGTGGTTTGGTCATTTGACAGTAATCGCAATGCAGCGCAGGGTTGTGGGAAGTTCGAATGAATTAGAAAAGCAGTGGTAAAGTCAACAGTcagtggttttttttgttgttttttccccctcctcccAAGGTGTGGTAAGGTgggtttaaaagaaatgtataaaaatatcaacCAAAACTGCGATATAAAATATCGGCCCAAATTCTCACATCGGTGCGTTCCTAGTTTTAAAGCCTTTCCTCCTCTggttttaaagtgctttgtgTGAAATTCGCCATACCCACTAAActtctttgcattttgtttggCTGTGGCCACAACCTTCAATGTATTCTATTAGCATTTTCCCCTGTAATTATAAATTAGTAGAAAAAGGGCAGGAATTTTTAGTGTAATCTTCAGATATTACCCAAGTATTACATAGAATCCACCTGAGTGTCGTTCAGAATCAGTTTAGCTAATTCTGTTCTGTGAAGCAGCCATGTTAACTCTGGAGGAACTGCACAGAAAGCCCTAGAGAAGTGGGCGGAGCGGACAGCAGGTCAACAAACCGCCAACAGAAAGCAGTCACAGAGTAGAGTGGTCAAGTTAAAGCCCAGATCGTAATCCAAATGAGGATTTGGGGAATGACCGGTTCACAAATGCTTTTGATTTACTCTGACAAAAGTATTCAAGTTGAAATGTCacgtttgggggaaaaaaagcatgcGCTTCATAAA
Proteins encoded in this region:
- the LOC114145610 gene encoding dynein light chain 4, axonemal; this encodes MAGTGEGKKEEADYKRLHSFPLIRHTDMPEEMRVETMELCVTACEKFATNNESAAKMIKESMDKKFGSSWHVVIGEGFGFEVTHEVKNLLYMFFGGSLAVCVWKCS